The genomic window AGGTGGAAAACTTCTGCGCGCGGGCCACCTCCAGCGGTTCCTTGGCCTCGAAGGCGAACACCGTCTTGTGCTCCGCGCCGTGATACTGGAACACCCGGTGGATCTCCGCCCAGCGCGACACGCCCCAGATGAACACCACGAACAGCAGGATGCGGATCAGGCCGTCCACCAGGTTGAACACCAGCGGCTGCTCGAACACCGGCGAGACGCGCTGCAAGCCGGTGGTCGCGGCCAGCGGCACGAACTTGTAAAAGAAGATGAAGAAGCCCAGCGAGAAAAGCACGTTCAGCGCCATCATCCAGCCGCTGATCTCCAGCTTCTTGCCTTCGGCCTGGGGCGTAGCCTCCTCCAGTGCCACGTTGGCGGAGTAGCGGAGGGCGCGGTAGCCCAACGCCATCGCCTGGCCCAGGGTGGCCACGCCCCGCACCAGCGGCCAGCCCATCCAGCGATGCTTCTCCGAGAGTTTTTCCAGGCTCTCGGCATGGGTCGTCACCTCGCCCGAAGGCTTGCGCAC from Terriglobales bacterium includes these protein-coding regions:
- a CDS encoding DUF1385 domain-containing protein — translated: MKLLRQSLRMQAMAQLLPALEGGDETLVGGQAVLEGVMMRTPHAFAISVRKPSGEVTTHAESLEKLSEKHRWMGWPLVRGVATLGQAMALGYRALRYSANVALEEATPQAEGKKLEISGWMMALNVLFSLGFFIFFYKFVPLAATTGLQRVSPVFEQPLVFNLVDGLIRILLFVVFIWGVSRWAEIHRVFQYHGAEHKTVFAFEAKEPLEVARAQKFSTWHPRCGTSFLMTVMLIAILFYALVPVETFWARFAVRIALLPLIAGVSFEIIRYAARHRKSLFSLMTLPGLWLQRITTQPPDDGMVECAITSLDRAMELEQQRGGEMVIA